Proteins from one Setaria italica strain Yugu1 chromosome V, Setaria_italica_v2.0, whole genome shotgun sequence genomic window:
- the LOC101760168 gene encoding EEF1A lysine methyltransferase 2: MAGIRLTPEEPEMPVGTPPRPQLPPSVALAGAGGGSGGLEMASDDERSVAADSWSVRSEYGSTLDDDQRYADAAEVLAAAAASANFPSAASDYCSDKDDQDPGDVEGSVLGLQSYWDASYSEDLANFQEHGHAGEIWFGADVMDTVAVWTKSLCNIIQGGIPSGHDSIKSEVDEKLFSNYPVLDVGTGNGLLLQALAKQGFTDLTGTDYSEGAIELARNLSTRDGFTSIKFLVDDILETKLDRKFKIITDKGTLDAIGLHPDGRAKRIKYWESVSNLVEPGGIVVITSCNHTKDELLQEVEEFSRRKFGKENMDEGAAVSQIFRYIDHVGTYPTIMFGGVEGSQVCTVAFQRM, translated from the exons ATGGCTGGAATAAGGCTGACGCCCGAGGAGCCCGAGATGCCCGTTGgcacgccgccccgcccccaGCTCCCGCCCTCCGTCGCGCTCGCCGgtgctggcggcggcagcgggggccTGGAAATGGCGTCGGACGACGAGCGGTCCGTGGCGGCCGACTCGTGGTCCGTGCGGAGCGAGTACGGGAGCACGCTCGACGACGACCAGCGctacgccgacgccgccgaggtgctcgccgctgccgcggcctccgctaacttcccctccgccgcctccgatTACTG TTCTGATAAGGACGATCaagatcctggtgatgttgaagGATCAGTGCTGGGTCTCCAAAGCTATTGGGATGCTTCTTATTCAGAAGATCTTGCGAATTTTCAGGAACATGGGCATGCTGGAGAAATATG GTTTGGTGCAGATGTAATGGATACAGTTGCTGTTTGGACAAAAAGTTTGTGTAACATTATCCAAGGCGGGATTCCATCTGGTCATGACAGCATCAAAAGTGAAGTCGATGAAAAATTATTCTCCAACTACCCTGTGCTTGATGTTGGAACTGGGAATGGCCTTCTTTTGCAAGCACTTGCTAAGCAGGG GTTTACAGATTTAACAGGAACTGATTACAGTGAAGGAGCCATTGAACTTGCAAGAAACCTTAGCACTCGTGATGGTTTCACTTCAATAAAATTTTTG GTTGATGATATACTAGAGACAAAGTTAGATAGGAAATTCAAAATTATTACAGACAAAGGGACTTTGGATGCCATTGGATTGCATCCAGATGGTCGTGCGAAAAG AATAAAGTATTGGGAATCTGTATCAAACCTGGTTGAGCCTGGTGGCATTGTG GTCATAACATCATGCAACCACACAAAGGATGAGCTTCTGCAAGAAGTAGAAGAGTTCAGCAGGAGGAAATTTGgaaaggagaacatggatgaaGGTGCAGCTGTGTCCCAGATATTCCGTTACATAGATCATGTCGGAACATACCCCACCATAATGTTTGGGGGTGTTGAGGGGTCTCAAGTGTGCACCGTGGCCTTTCAACGGATGTGA
- the LOC101760572 gene encoding uncharacterized protein LOC101760572 isoform X2: MAENWLEHEKHTSTAAPSSGLVSRRQIPSPRRSRQRNIFHLLTQREVSPRTKHQARRIWNNSPICDPDLIELRFADADAKHGIFSWAESQSLHRWSAKYCPLLPPPRSTIAAAFSPDGKTLVSTHGDHTVKIIDCHTGKCLKVLSGHRRTPWVVRYHPLYSDILASGSLDHEVRLWDANTSDCIGSQDFHRPIASIAFHARGEILAVASGHKLYIWNYNKRDESSVPAIILKTRRSLRAVHFHPHGAPYLLTAEVNNIESADSPLTLSTSSGYSNYPSALFVTNTNSRFCPHLESNVPSPCLLLPAYLRDDGILHVLGNDSSSTSAQQRSSLVQVATLDTENQQPDQFATLMDVCPGEPTASNDMVDVVPVPASNGIEMHGADGQSNSRLQGSSSISNFERFGARDDLHVSSPSNTEPIPSTAGLSGSDARRAMPLNMLITGGLDVQMLLRNVESGQPNLFGNSRNWELPFLQGFLMAQNHTGLHPALVNNNVLEDLSIDGTAGTNNLTRESPHMHNFGRPGASSSIPITAGSSRGSNRRYASRSVPGVGSSLLGPQIDEAEVHAASLGVGSEITAPMFTPGTELPCTVKLRIWRHNIKEPCRSLEPEACRLTISHAVLCSEMGAHFSPCGRFLVACVACLLPQTEGDRGSQLPVPYDSAGAGSSPTRHPLPSHRVIYELRVYSLEEATFGDILASRAIRAAHCLTSIQFSPTSEHILLAYGRRHGSLLRSIVMEGDNGIPVYTILEVYRVSDMELVRVLPSAEDEVNVACFHPSPGGGLVYGTKEGKLRILQHNGADTTTMGMGCFVEENMLEAIQRYALEG, encoded by the exons ATGGCTGAAAATTGGTTAGAACACGAAAAGCATACTTCTACAGCAGCACCATCTTCTGGTTTGGTTTCTAGACGTCAAATTCCATCGCCCAGAAGATCAAGGCAACG GAACATCTTTCATTTATTAACTCAACGAGAAGTCTCCCCTCGAACAAAACACCAAGCTAGAAGGATATGGAATAATTCTCCAATATGTGATCCTGATTTAATTGAATTAAGATTTGCAGATGCAGATGCTAAACATGGCATTTTTTCTTG GGCAGAATCGCAGTCCCTGCATCGCTGGTCTGCCAAGTATTGCCCTCTTTTGCCACCTCCTCGGTCAACCATTGCAGCTGCTTTCAGTCCAGATGGGAAAACACTTGTATCCACGCA TGGTGATCATACGGTTAAAATAATTGACTGCCATACTGGGAAATGCTTGAAGGTTTTGAGTGGACATCGACGCACTCCTTGGGTG GTCAGGTACCATCCGTTATATTCTGATATCCTGGCTAGTGGAAGTTTGGATCATGAAGTTCGTCTATGGGATGCTAATACCTCAGACTGTATTGGATCACAAGACTTCC ATCGGCCAATTGCGTCCATTGCATTTCATGCAAGAGGGGAGATTCTGGCAGTTGCATCAGGTCACAAA TTGTACATATGGAACTATAATAAGCGAGATGAGTCTTCTGTCCCAGCCATCATCCTAAAAACCCGCCGTTCATTGAGAGCTGTGCATTTTCACCCGCATGGGGCTCCATATCTTCTAACGGCAGAG GTTAATAATATCGAGTCTGCAGACTCACCGCTGACTCTTTCAACATCCTCTGGCTATTCAAATTATCCTTCGGCCCTGTTTGTGACAAACACTAATTCTAGATTCTGTCCACATCTTGAGTCCAACGTGCCGTCACCTTGCTTACTGTTGCCTGCATACCTCAGAGATGATGGAATTTTACATGTGCTTGGCAATGACAGTAGTTCAACCAGTGCGCAACAGAGATCATCGTTGGTTCAAGTTGCTACATTAGATACTGAAAATCAACAGCCTGACCAGTTTGCTACCCTTATGGATGTATGTCCTGGAGAGCCAACTGCATCAAATGACATGGTGGATGTAGTCCCTGTGCCTGCTTCAAATGGAATTGAAATGCATGGTGCTGATGGGCAGTCCAACTCAAGATTGCAGGGCAGCAGCTCTATCAGTAATTTTGAGAGGTTCGGTGCTAGAGATGATTTGCATGTGTCTTCCCCGAGCAACACTGAGCCAATTCCATCAACAGCTGGGCTGTCAGGATCCGATGCCCGCCGTGCTATGCCACTGAATATGCTCATCACTGGTGGATTAGATGTTCAAATGCTCCTAAGAAATGTAGAAAGTGGACAACCGAATCTCTTTGGTAACTCACGTAACTGGGAGTTGCCATTTTTGCAGGGTTTTTTGATGGCCCAAAACCATACAGGTTTGCATCCTGCACTTGTGAACAATAATGTCCTTGAAGACCTATCTATTGATGGTACTGCAGGGACTAATAACTTAACTAGAGAATCACCGCACATGCATAACTTTGGACGTCCAGGTGCTTCATCATCAATTCCCATTACTGCTGGCAGTTCTAGAGGATCAAATCGACGTTATGCCTCACGCTCTGTACCTGGTGTTGGGAGTTCACTCCTAGGTCCTCAAATTGATGAAGCTGAGGTTCATGCTGCTTCACTGGGTGTTGGTTCAGAAATCACTGCGCCGATGTTTACTCCCGGTACTGAATTGCCTTGTACAGTGAAGCTCAGAATATGGCGGCACAATATCAAGGAACCATGCCGTTCTTTAGAACCGGAGGCATGCCGCTTGACGATTTCTCATGCAGTTCTTTGCAG TGAAATGGGTGCCCATTTTTCTCCATGTGGACGATTTCTGGTAGCCTGTGTTGCATGTTTGCTGCCTCAAACAGAAGGTGACCGTGGTAGCCAATTGCCTGTGCCGTATGATTCTGCAGGGGCTGGATCATCACCAACTCGCCACCCACTTCCCTCTCACCGAGTTATCTATGAGCTTCGGGTGTATTCGCTTGAGGAGGCGAC ATTTGGGGATATTCTTGCTTCCAGAGCCATAAGGGCAGCACATTGCTTAACTTCCATTCAG TTCTCACCTACATCCGAACACATACTTTTGGCATATGGTCGTCGTCATGGCTCTCTCCTCAGGAGCATAGTCATGGAAGGAGACAATGGGATTCCTGTATATACTATCTTGGAG GTATATAGAGTTTCAGATATGGAGCTTGTAAGGGTGCTTCCTAGTGCTGAAGATGAAGTCAATGTTGCATGTTTTCATCCTTCACCAGGAGGTGGTCTTGTTTATGGGACTAAG GAAGGGAAGCTCAGGATCCTCCAGCACAATGGTGCAGACACGACAACCATGGGGATGGGTTGCTTTGTTGAGGAAAATATGCTTGAGGCA ATTCAGAGGTATGCATTGGAAGGCTGA
- the LOC101760572 gene encoding uncharacterized protein LOC101760572 isoform X1, with translation MAENWLEHEKHTSTAAPSSGLVSRRQIPSPRRSRQRNIFHLLTQREVSPRTKHQARRIWNNSPICDPDLIELRFADADAKHGIFSWAESQSLHRWSAKYCPLLPPPRSTIAAAFSPDGKTLVSTHGDHTVKIIDCHTGKCLKVLSGHRRTPWVVRYHPLYSDILASGSLDHEVRLWDANTSDCIGSQDFHRPIASIAFHARGEILAVASGHKLYIWNYNKRDESSVPAIILKTRRSLRAVHFHPHGAPYLLTAEVNNIESADSPLTLSTSSGYSNYPSALFVTNTNSRFCPHLESNVPSPCLLLPAYLRDDGILHVLGNDSSSTSAQQRSSLVQVATLDTENQQPDQFATLMDVCPGEPTASNDMVDVVPVPASNGIEMHGADGQSNSRLQGSSSISNFERFGARDDLHVSSPSNTEPIPSTAGLSGSDARRAMPLNMLITGGLDVQMLLRNVESGQPNLFGNSRNWELPFLQGFLMAQNHTGLHPALVNNNVLEDLSIDGTAGTNNLTRESPHMHNFGRPGASSSIPITAGSSRGSNRRYASRSVPGVGSSLLGPQIDEAEVHAASLGVGSEITAPMFTPGTELPCTVKLRIWRHNIKEPCRSLEPEACRLTISHAVLCSEMGAHFSPCGRFLVACVACLLPQTEGDRGSQLPVPYDSAGAGSSPTRHPLPSHRVIYELRVYSLEEATFGDILASRAIRAAHCLTSIQFSPTSEHILLAYGRRHGSLLRSIVMEGDNGIPVYTILEVYRVSDMELVRVLPSAEDEVNVACFHPSPGGGLVYGTKEGKLRILQHNGADTTTMGMGCFVEENMLEAIAEPTSTSAPPA, from the exons ATGGCTGAAAATTGGTTAGAACACGAAAAGCATACTTCTACAGCAGCACCATCTTCTGGTTTGGTTTCTAGACGTCAAATTCCATCGCCCAGAAGATCAAGGCAACG GAACATCTTTCATTTATTAACTCAACGAGAAGTCTCCCCTCGAACAAAACACCAAGCTAGAAGGATATGGAATAATTCTCCAATATGTGATCCTGATTTAATTGAATTAAGATTTGCAGATGCAGATGCTAAACATGGCATTTTTTCTTG GGCAGAATCGCAGTCCCTGCATCGCTGGTCTGCCAAGTATTGCCCTCTTTTGCCACCTCCTCGGTCAACCATTGCAGCTGCTTTCAGTCCAGATGGGAAAACACTTGTATCCACGCA TGGTGATCATACGGTTAAAATAATTGACTGCCATACTGGGAAATGCTTGAAGGTTTTGAGTGGACATCGACGCACTCCTTGGGTG GTCAGGTACCATCCGTTATATTCTGATATCCTGGCTAGTGGAAGTTTGGATCATGAAGTTCGTCTATGGGATGCTAATACCTCAGACTGTATTGGATCACAAGACTTCC ATCGGCCAATTGCGTCCATTGCATTTCATGCAAGAGGGGAGATTCTGGCAGTTGCATCAGGTCACAAA TTGTACATATGGAACTATAATAAGCGAGATGAGTCTTCTGTCCCAGCCATCATCCTAAAAACCCGCCGTTCATTGAGAGCTGTGCATTTTCACCCGCATGGGGCTCCATATCTTCTAACGGCAGAG GTTAATAATATCGAGTCTGCAGACTCACCGCTGACTCTTTCAACATCCTCTGGCTATTCAAATTATCCTTCGGCCCTGTTTGTGACAAACACTAATTCTAGATTCTGTCCACATCTTGAGTCCAACGTGCCGTCACCTTGCTTACTGTTGCCTGCATACCTCAGAGATGATGGAATTTTACATGTGCTTGGCAATGACAGTAGTTCAACCAGTGCGCAACAGAGATCATCGTTGGTTCAAGTTGCTACATTAGATACTGAAAATCAACAGCCTGACCAGTTTGCTACCCTTATGGATGTATGTCCTGGAGAGCCAACTGCATCAAATGACATGGTGGATGTAGTCCCTGTGCCTGCTTCAAATGGAATTGAAATGCATGGTGCTGATGGGCAGTCCAACTCAAGATTGCAGGGCAGCAGCTCTATCAGTAATTTTGAGAGGTTCGGTGCTAGAGATGATTTGCATGTGTCTTCCCCGAGCAACACTGAGCCAATTCCATCAACAGCTGGGCTGTCAGGATCCGATGCCCGCCGTGCTATGCCACTGAATATGCTCATCACTGGTGGATTAGATGTTCAAATGCTCCTAAGAAATGTAGAAAGTGGACAACCGAATCTCTTTGGTAACTCACGTAACTGGGAGTTGCCATTTTTGCAGGGTTTTTTGATGGCCCAAAACCATACAGGTTTGCATCCTGCACTTGTGAACAATAATGTCCTTGAAGACCTATCTATTGATGGTACTGCAGGGACTAATAACTTAACTAGAGAATCACCGCACATGCATAACTTTGGACGTCCAGGTGCTTCATCATCAATTCCCATTACTGCTGGCAGTTCTAGAGGATCAAATCGACGTTATGCCTCACGCTCTGTACCTGGTGTTGGGAGTTCACTCCTAGGTCCTCAAATTGATGAAGCTGAGGTTCATGCTGCTTCACTGGGTGTTGGTTCAGAAATCACTGCGCCGATGTTTACTCCCGGTACTGAATTGCCTTGTACAGTGAAGCTCAGAATATGGCGGCACAATATCAAGGAACCATGCCGTTCTTTAGAACCGGAGGCATGCCGCTTGACGATTTCTCATGCAGTTCTTTGCAG TGAAATGGGTGCCCATTTTTCTCCATGTGGACGATTTCTGGTAGCCTGTGTTGCATGTTTGCTGCCTCAAACAGAAGGTGACCGTGGTAGCCAATTGCCTGTGCCGTATGATTCTGCAGGGGCTGGATCATCACCAACTCGCCACCCACTTCCCTCTCACCGAGTTATCTATGAGCTTCGGGTGTATTCGCTTGAGGAGGCGAC ATTTGGGGATATTCTTGCTTCCAGAGCCATAAGGGCAGCACATTGCTTAACTTCCATTCAG TTCTCACCTACATCCGAACACATACTTTTGGCATATGGTCGTCGTCATGGCTCTCTCCTCAGGAGCATAGTCATGGAAGGAGACAATGGGATTCCTGTATATACTATCTTGGAG GTATATAGAGTTTCAGATATGGAGCTTGTAAGGGTGCTTCCTAGTGCTGAAGATGAAGTCAATGTTGCATGTTTTCATCCTTCACCAGGAGGTGGTCTTGTTTATGGGACTAAG GAAGGGAAGCTCAGGATCCTCCAGCACAATGGTGCAGACACGACAACCATGGGGATGGGTTGCTTTGTTGAGGAAAATATGCTTGAGGCA ATTGCGGAGCCCACGTCCACCAGTGCCCCTCCTGCATAA
- the LOC101760572 gene encoding uncharacterized protein LOC101760572 isoform X3, which produces MAENWLEHEKHTSTAAPSSGLVSRRQIPSPRRSRQRNIFHLLTQREVSPRTKHQARRIWNNSPICDPDLIELRFADADAKHGIFSWAESQSLHRWSAKYCPLLPPPRSTIAAAFSPDGKTLVSTHGDHTVKIIDCHTGKCLKVLSGHRRTPWVVRYHPLYSDILASGSLDHEVRLWDANTSDCIGSQDFHRPIASIAFHARGEILAVASGHKLYIWNYNKRDESSVPAIILKTRRSLRAVHFHPHGAPYLLTAEVNNIESADSPLTLSTSSGYSNYPSALFVTNTNSRFCPHLESNVPSPCLLLPAYLRDDGILHVLGNDSSSTSAQQRSSLVQVATLDTENQQPDQFATLMDVCPGEPTASNDMVDVVPVPASNGIEMHGADGQSNSRLQGSSSISNFERFGARDDLHVSSPSNTEPIPSTAGLSGSDARRAMPLNMLITGGLDVQMLLRNVESGQPNLFGNSRNWELPFLQGFLMAQNHTGASSSIPITAGSSRGSNRRYASRSVPGVGSSLLGPQIDEAEVHAASLGVGSEITAPMFTPGTELPCTVKLRIWRHNIKEPCRSLEPEACRLTISHAVLCSEMGAHFSPCGRFLVACVACLLPQTEGDRGSQLPVPYDSAGAGSSPTRHPLPSHRVIYELRVYSLEEATFGDILASRAIRAAHCLTSIQFSPTSEHILLAYGRRHGSLLRSIVMEGDNGIPVYTILEVYRVSDMELVRVLPSAEDEVNVACFHPSPGGGLVYGTKEGKLRILQHNGADTTTMGMGCFVEENMLEAIAEPTSTSAPPA; this is translated from the exons ATGGCTGAAAATTGGTTAGAACACGAAAAGCATACTTCTACAGCAGCACCATCTTCTGGTTTGGTTTCTAGACGTCAAATTCCATCGCCCAGAAGATCAAGGCAACG GAACATCTTTCATTTATTAACTCAACGAGAAGTCTCCCCTCGAACAAAACACCAAGCTAGAAGGATATGGAATAATTCTCCAATATGTGATCCTGATTTAATTGAATTAAGATTTGCAGATGCAGATGCTAAACATGGCATTTTTTCTTG GGCAGAATCGCAGTCCCTGCATCGCTGGTCTGCCAAGTATTGCCCTCTTTTGCCACCTCCTCGGTCAACCATTGCAGCTGCTTTCAGTCCAGATGGGAAAACACTTGTATCCACGCA TGGTGATCATACGGTTAAAATAATTGACTGCCATACTGGGAAATGCTTGAAGGTTTTGAGTGGACATCGACGCACTCCTTGGGTG GTCAGGTACCATCCGTTATATTCTGATATCCTGGCTAGTGGAAGTTTGGATCATGAAGTTCGTCTATGGGATGCTAATACCTCAGACTGTATTGGATCACAAGACTTCC ATCGGCCAATTGCGTCCATTGCATTTCATGCAAGAGGGGAGATTCTGGCAGTTGCATCAGGTCACAAA TTGTACATATGGAACTATAATAAGCGAGATGAGTCTTCTGTCCCAGCCATCATCCTAAAAACCCGCCGTTCATTGAGAGCTGTGCATTTTCACCCGCATGGGGCTCCATATCTTCTAACGGCAGAG GTTAATAATATCGAGTCTGCAGACTCACCGCTGACTCTTTCAACATCCTCTGGCTATTCAAATTATCCTTCGGCCCTGTTTGTGACAAACACTAATTCTAGATTCTGTCCACATCTTGAGTCCAACGTGCCGTCACCTTGCTTACTGTTGCCTGCATACCTCAGAGATGATGGAATTTTACATGTGCTTGGCAATGACAGTAGTTCAACCAGTGCGCAACAGAGATCATCGTTGGTTCAAGTTGCTACATTAGATACTGAAAATCAACAGCCTGACCAGTTTGCTACCCTTATGGATGTATGTCCTGGAGAGCCAACTGCATCAAATGACATGGTGGATGTAGTCCCTGTGCCTGCTTCAAATGGAATTGAAATGCATGGTGCTGATGGGCAGTCCAACTCAAGATTGCAGGGCAGCAGCTCTATCAGTAATTTTGAGAGGTTCGGTGCTAGAGATGATTTGCATGTGTCTTCCCCGAGCAACACTGAGCCAATTCCATCAACAGCTGGGCTGTCAGGATCCGATGCCCGCCGTGCTATGCCACTGAATATGCTCATCACTGGTGGATTAGATGTTCAAATGCTCCTAAGAAATGTAGAAAGTGGACAACCGAATCTCTTTGGTAACTCACGTAACTGGGAGTTGCCATTTTTGCAGGGTTTTTTGATGGCCCAAAACCATACAG GTGCTTCATCATCAATTCCCATTACTGCTGGCAGTTCTAGAGGATCAAATCGACGTTATGCCTCACGCTCTGTACCTGGTGTTGGGAGTTCACTCCTAGGTCCTCAAATTGATGAAGCTGAGGTTCATGCTGCTTCACTGGGTGTTGGTTCAGAAATCACTGCGCCGATGTTTACTCCCGGTACTGAATTGCCTTGTACAGTGAAGCTCAGAATATGGCGGCACAATATCAAGGAACCATGCCGTTCTTTAGAACCGGAGGCATGCCGCTTGACGATTTCTCATGCAGTTCTTTGCAG TGAAATGGGTGCCCATTTTTCTCCATGTGGACGATTTCTGGTAGCCTGTGTTGCATGTTTGCTGCCTCAAACAGAAGGTGACCGTGGTAGCCAATTGCCTGTGCCGTATGATTCTGCAGGGGCTGGATCATCACCAACTCGCCACCCACTTCCCTCTCACCGAGTTATCTATGAGCTTCGGGTGTATTCGCTTGAGGAGGCGAC ATTTGGGGATATTCTTGCTTCCAGAGCCATAAGGGCAGCACATTGCTTAACTTCCATTCAG TTCTCACCTACATCCGAACACATACTTTTGGCATATGGTCGTCGTCATGGCTCTCTCCTCAGGAGCATAGTCATGGAAGGAGACAATGGGATTCCTGTATATACTATCTTGGAG GTATATAGAGTTTCAGATATGGAGCTTGTAAGGGTGCTTCCTAGTGCTGAAGATGAAGTCAATGTTGCATGTTTTCATCCTTCACCAGGAGGTGGTCTTGTTTATGGGACTAAG GAAGGGAAGCTCAGGATCCTCCAGCACAATGGTGCAGACACGACAACCATGGGGATGGGTTGCTTTGTTGAGGAAAATATGCTTGAGGCA ATTGCGGAGCCCACGTCCACCAGTGCCCCTCCTGCATAA